One Podospora pseudopauciseta strain CBS 411.78 chromosome 5 map unlocalized CBS411.78m_5, whole genome shotgun sequence DNA window includes the following coding sequences:
- a CDS encoding uncharacterized protein (COG:S; EggNog:ENOG503P2AC), producing MNERRNHIGEVCKTTFNWIFDPMEQGDNGAAIDGHVETKSEWLPGSNQQNPNPTTHTTFRAGGFLDWLRSLHQPLFWISGKPGSGKSTLVKFLLDDHRTRANFEVNLPHATIISHFFWLPGNAMDRSTKGILCSLNHQLLSNSNNNNNNYSNAFHYPIFPSIKLKDNPSDWSIKELQDIYVYLLRKSARPILIFLDGLDEIDPSDGPFFLLGLLDTVCKIPGVKVCTFSRPEPTLQQYFNMTPSFRVQDFTVRDIRNYARKRLRLQSLTSSQRLDDEEFEKLIEEFGDKSDGIFLLAALTL from the coding sequence ATGAATGAGCGACGAAATCATATTGGCGAGGTATGCAAGACTACCTTCAACTGGATCTTCGATCCAATGGAGCAGGGAGACAATGGTGCGGCCATCGATGGTCATGTCGAGACAAAGTCTGAATGGCTCCCTGGCTCAAACCAGCAGAATCCCAATCCAACCACTCACACAACATTCCGTGCAGGTGGTTTTCTGGATTGGCTCCGTTCTTTGCATCAGCCGCTCTTTTGGATTAGTGGCAAGCCGGGGTCAGGCAAGAGCACTCTGGTCAAATTCCTGCTCGATGATCACCGAACGAGAGCGAATTTCGAGGTCAACTTACCACATGCGACAATCATTTCCCACTTTTTCTGGCTTCCTGGCAACGCAATGGATAGGAGCACTAAAGGAATACTGTGCTCTCTGAATCATCAGTTACtaagcaacagcaacaataacaacaacaactatTCCAACGCCTTTCACTACCCAATCTTTCCAAGCATAAAACTGAAAGACAACCCCAGCGATTGGTCGATAAAGGAACTCCAGGACATCTATGTCTACCTCTTACGAAAGTCAGCCCGTCCTATTCTCATCTTTTTGGATGGCCTAGACGAGATCGACCCTTCCGACGGACCTTTCTTTTtacttggccttcttgataCGGTGTGCAAAATACCAGGGGTGAAAGTCTGTACGTTCAGCCGACCCGAGCCAACCTTACAACAATATTTCAACATGACACCATCCTTCCGAGTGCAGGATTTCACAGTGAGAGACATACGAAACTATGCGAGGAAGAGGCTTCGGCTACAAAGTCTCACCAGTTCTCAACGCCTCGACGATGAAGAGTTCGAGAAGCTCATAGAGGAGTTTGGAGACAAGTCAGATGGAATTTTTCTGTTGGCGGCTTTGACTCTCTAA
- a CDS encoding uncharacterized protein (EggNog:ENOG503PHEG) — protein sequence MAVFRENPRIYHQSAPTRATTRQQIINQPLLFQQTWQCAQDAAQNIWLLYRDFLGTMFTAQIGAGAGGVHLDDARDLVRLGYWLVLGPMWEVVQERHYRLGGGPGGFPTMADLSFIDYLMGICSTLEIIETRIFNVPNIQQLPHNVQHQGILNDIAQWTNPNNQTAQNISVLGFLELLSRIIAHTSPNLAAFRTSLNNLQTHQPRNHIYHKRGLPRVMFVCAGANNGMHVITTSKDNWYDFTSLWAATDAARVQRQTCPPIVLPGGAGQPAFNVVGQSNAVFHEFSNAEADVAQILSDNAAEIIRSNTITVWQNQAVRFANHANERCLPMTVPDFAVKARCLRCQALFRYNVNHPDALGLVGAEAAWRGNRRLGVAVLCNGDWDCAETLAHFYCVAANVVGVGGLH from the exons ATGGCTGTCTTCAGAGAAAACCCCCGCATTTACCACCAGTCCGCCCCAACTCGGGCCACCACAAGACAACAAATCATCAACCAGCCGCTTCTCTTCCAACAAACCTGGCAATGTGCACAAGATGCTGCTCAAAACATTTGGCTTCTGTATCGAGACTTTCTCGGTACCATGTTTACCGCTCAGATTGGTGCCGGCGCAGGTGGAGTGCATCTCGATGATGCCAGAGATCTTGTTCGGCTTGGCTATTGGCTTGTCCTCGGTCCAATGTGGGAAGTAGTCCAGGAACGCCACTACCGCCTCGGGGGAGGTCCAGGCGGCTTCCCCACCATGGCAGACCTCAGCTTCATCGACTATCTGATGGGGATTTGTTCTACTCTAGAGATTATCGAGACAAGGATCTTCAACGTTCCGAATATCCAGCAACTCCCACATAACGTTCAGCACCAAGGCATTCTCAACGACATTGCGCAGTGGACGAATCCAAATAACCAGACTGCCCAGAACATCAGTGTGCTGGGATTTTTGGAGCTGCTTTCGCGAATCATCGCCCATACATCACCAAATTTGG CTGCCTTCCGCACCTCGTTGAACAACCTCCAGACTCATCAGCCCCGCAACCACATCTACCATAAGCGTGGCCTCCCCCGGGTCATGTTCGTCTGTGCCGGTGCCAACAATGGTATGCACGTCATCACCACTTCCAAAGACAACTGGTATGACTTCACATCTCTCTGGGCGGCGACAGATGCCGCTCGTGTCCAGCGTCAAACCTGCCCACCCATCGTCCTGCCTGGCGGAGCGGGCCAACCGGCATTCAATGTCGTCGGGCAGTCCAATGCTGTCTTCCATGAGTTTTCCAACGCCGAGGCAGATGTCGCTCAGATTTTATCTGACAATGCCGCCGAGATTATCAGGTCAAATACCATCACAGTCTGGCAGAACCAAGCGGTGCGGTTTGCGAACCATGCGAATGAGAGGTGTTTACCCATGACAGTTCCTGATTTTGCGGTGAAGGCGAGGTGCTTGAGGTGCCAGGCGCTGTTTCGTTATAATGTTAATCATCCTGATGCGTTGGGACTGGTCGGGGCCGAAGCTGCGTGGCGGGGAAACCGCCGGttgggggtggcggtgttgTGTAACGGTGATTGGGATTGTGCGGAGACGTTGGCACATTTCTATTGCGTTGCTGCGAATGTGGTTGGTGTAGGGGGGCTTcattaa
- a CDS encoding uncharacterized protein (COG:S; EggNog:ENOG503PBWW), whose protein sequence is MMASKTDLCKPCLTAFSQPLPNCSVVGHADGVVYKCTRDHLCQSSCPMCILIQGLIDRADKAYGRLSSDEVELRLAHDRGSHSGYRPPAWTDPDPRRQPEEDSLLEGAEDSPESWYSLKIWLTPDVYSYNATSILYVTLAADFGTSAAAHVVARPRPVDTTTTFSIIKRWIQHCDGHHASCRDATHNASEMPRRLLWVSNADIFPDIRVAPVSTGKRYIALSYCWGGAAEASTQKKSTSATIAENELKISFQSLPKTIQDAVSVSRELGIDYLWVDALCIIQDDDNDRNHEIARMGAIYANAYLTLSASGASHCAEGFLERPLTEYRESDFFEVPLQLPGKGGPTLVKASRAGVRNIWSKENGNLFWFQNRELLHTRGWTFQETFLSPRLLIYTSLQPYWVCREAFWSCGDPGPMEYLRSVYLQDMLELREMSDRQQKYMQSLPSDDPNSSAELWRWGTIIHWFSSRRLTLVEDKPLALHAVRDKFTRHDPSLQDCALGLFRSTAHMDLLWHTRHGADPQSKQLSEFPSWTWMSFDGGVTCPFKYGGPQESSMIKTHDEFEIESWPGCDQFGRLLPDSSPMKLRGITREVAIPHRFWKDGYASAQDMPCFSLRVLGLREDEWEENEDRIGHITFDQYRMPSSDDDFENNPPTRYKTLQILVIALQKEHIDNTLSLPDDRQGYEATYGLVIAPALRAGGRHRRIGFYKGGDNSVSYFHNGVTEEFDLE, encoded by the exons ATGATGGCGTCCAAAACAGACCTTTGCAAGCCATGTCTCACCGCATTTTCTCAGCCTCTGCCAAATTGCTCCGTCGTCGGACATGCCGATGGTGTCGTTTACAAGTGCACAAGAGACCACCTCTGCCAGTCGTCTTGTCCGATGTGCATCCTAATACAAGGCTTGATCGACAGAGCGGATAAGGCTTACGGAAGACTCTCGTCCGATGAAGTCGAGTTGCGGCTAGCACATGACCGTGGGTCTCACAGCGGTTATCGCCCTCCTGCATGGACCGACCCGGATCCAAGACGACAGCCTGAGGAAGACAGCCTGCTGGAAGGGGCCGAGGACAGCCCGGAGTCTTGGTACAGCTTGAAAATTTGGCTCACCCCTGACGTTTATTCCTACAACGCCACCTCCATTCTTTATGTTACTCTTGCTGCGGACTTTG GAACGTCTGCCGCAGCGCATGTCGTTGCGCGTCCGCGGCCTGTTGATACAACTACGaccttctccatcatcaaacgTTGGATTCAACATTGTGACGGCCACCACGCATCTTGTAGAGATGCCACGCATAACGCGTCCGAGATGCCTAGGCGTCTTCTCTGGGTGTCGAATGCAGACATCTTTCCCGATATACGGGTTGCGCCAGTCTCAACTGGAAAGCGCTATATCGCGCTCAGCTATTGTTGGGGTGGTGCAGCCGAAGCCAGTACCCAGAAGAAATCAACATCTGCTACCATCGCCGAAAACGAACTCAAAATTTCTTTCCAATCACTACCGAAGACAATCCAAGACGCGGTGTCAGTTTCCAGGGAGCTTGGCATCGATTATCTCTGGGTTGACGCGCTGTGTATCATCCAGGATGACGATAATGACCGAAACCACGAGATCGCCCGCATGGGTGCCATTTACGCGAATGCATATCTGACGCTTTCCGCCTCCGGGGCTAGCCACTGCGCCGAGGGATTTCTCGAACGCCCACTGACAGAGTATCGTGAATCCGATTTCTTTGAGGTACCGTTACAACTGCCCGGAAAAGGCGGTCCAACACTGGTCAAAGCGAGCCGCGCAGGGGTCCGGAACATCTGGTCCAAAGAAAACGGGAATCTCTTTTGGTTCCAGAACCGGGAGCTCTTGCACACAAGAGGCTGGACATTCCAAGAGACATTCTTGTCACCACGGTTGCTGATATATACCTCCCTACAACCATATTGGGTCTGTCGTGAAGCGTTTTGGTCGTGCGGAGATCCTGGCCCGATGGAGTATCTCAGAAGCGTCTACCTTCAGGACATGCTCGAACTGCGAGAGATGTCTGATAGACAACAGAAGTACATGCAATCCCTCCCTTCAGACGATCCGAATTCTTCGGCCGAGCTATGGCGTTGGGGCACCATCATACACTGGTTTTCATCACGCCGATTAACGTTGGTTGAGGACAAACCTCTTGCTCTTCATGCCGTCAGGGACAAGTTCACTCGCCATGACCCTAGCCTGCAAGACTGCGCGTTGGGTTTATTCCGTTCCACTGCCCATATGGATCTCCTATGGCACACCAGACATGGGGCTGATCCACAGTCTAAACAACTCTCTGAGTTCCCGAGCTGGACCTGGATGTCTTTTGATGGCGGTGTAACGTGCCCCTTCAAGTACGGAGGACCACAGGAGTCGAGCATGATCAAGACACACGATGAATTTGAGATCGAAAGTTGGCCGGGATGTGATCAGTTTGGACGACTGCTTCCCGACAGTTCGCCGATGAAGCTCCGGGGTATCACGAGAGAGGTGGCCATCCCACACCGGTTCTGGAAAGATGGTTATGCGTCTGCTCAGGATATGCCATGCTTTTCACTCCGCGTCCTTGGGCTACGGGAGGACGAGTGGGAGGAGAATGAAGACAGGATTGGCCATATCACTTTCGATCAGTACCGGATGCCGAGCTCGGATGATGACTTTGAGAACAATCCGCCAACCCGGTATAAGACTCTTCAGATCCTCGTTATTGCGCTGCAAAAAGAACACATCGACAACACACTGAGCCTCCCTGACGATAGACAGGGTTATGAAGCTACGTACGGACTTGTCATTGCTCCGGCATTGAGAGCTGGAGGAAGACATCGGAGGATAGGGTTCTACAAAGGAGGGGACAATAGTGTTTCATATTTTCACAATGGGGTGACAGAGGAGTTTGACCTTGAATGA
- a CDS encoding uncharacterized protein (EggNog:ENOG503PAYR; CAZy:AA9; COG:G), with protein sequence MHFSTVTAVAFAVAPQLASAHFLFPHLMLNGLRTGAFEYVREHDFGFMPHNNDFINSQDFRCNEGSWRHRREPKTAQVTAGRDTVGFNLHLDFGIYHPGPVTIYLSKAPGDVRDYDGSGDWFKVYQLGTMMPWNGTDQGWLTRDKKNFQFRLPSEIPAGQYLMRIEQMSVHPPYKQKEWYVQCAHLNIASNYNGRAPGPTIRFPGGYKISDPAIQLDSWAKPPPTFAPMPGPLLWPN encoded by the exons ATGCACTTCTCTACCGTGACTGCCGTAGCCTTTGCGGTGGCTCCTCAGTTGGCATCCGCACACTTCCTCTTTCCCCATCTCATGCTTAACGGCTTGCGCACAGGCGCGTTTGAGTATGTCCGTGAACACGACTTCGGCTTCATGCCGCACAACAATGACTTCATCAACTCACAGGACTTCCGCTGCAACGAGGGCTCCTGGAGACACCGCCGCGAACCCAAGACGGCGCAGGTCACAGCTGGGCGAGACACGGTTGGGTTCAACCTGCACCTTGACTTTGGGATTTACCACCCGGGCCCGGTCACT ATCTACCTCTCCAAAGCCCCCGGTGATGTCCGCGACTACGACGGGTCGGGCGACTGGTTCAAGGTGTACCAGCTCGGCACTATGATGCCCTGGAACGGCACTGATCAGGGCTGGCTTACGCGCGACAAAAAGAACTTTCAGTTCCGTCTGCCATCTGAGATTCCGGCCGGCCAATACCTGATGCGCATCGAGCAGATGAGCGTTCAT CCCCCTTACAAACAAAAGGAGTGGTACGTCCAGTGCGCCCATCTGAATATCGCCAGCAACTACAACGGACGCGCCCCCGGTCCAACCATCCGCTTCCCGGGCGGTTACAAGATCAGCGATCCTGCGATTCAACTTGACAGCTGGGCCAAGCCTCCTCCCACATTTGCGCCCATGCCCGGCCCTCTGCTTTGGCCTAACTAG
- a CDS encoding uncharacterized protein (EggNog:ENOG503P9E2) → MATPNNPNFQAVKDAITESLRKDGLPPDLLSLVRSKTRSPDAYLAWTQEHLLQKMTSPQAKLPAADTLAQIQSIATKFADLKAITAFADAVNNTSVPIPLFQSPSHQYLVVVKAGALSLSVPPIMVSSLHKTDEEVDNRTKIHPFFYSLSHGSSAVLPKHVYPLGQLYYKLSSGDELTETNYAVVVDVVGEDHGVWLVWNRRGFNAEAEEEVITDPAKKMALFVGVDKTRNFDAVQVVGKVSGWKLGNDEASLLTLAEFEGNARRTKVEGEIVVGVAKVEELGRVFSGAGVVDWGSGGRGRQHSEQ, encoded by the exons ATGGcaaccccaaacaacccaaactTCCAAGCCGTCAAAGACGCAATCACCGAATCCCTCCGCAAAG ACGGCCTACCCCccgacctcctctccctcgtccgCTCCAAAACCCGCTCCCCGGACGCCTATCTCGCCTGGACGCAagaacacctcctccaaaagatGACCTCCCCGCAAGCAAAGCTTCCCGCCGCGGATACCCTTGCCCAAATCCAATCGATCGCGACAAAGTTCGCTGATCTCAAGGCCATCACCGCTTTTGCTGACGCTGTCAATAATACATCGGTCCCTATCCCGTTGTTTCAATCGCCCAGCCATCAGTACCTCGTCGTTGTTAAGGCAGGGGCTTTGTCACTTTCCGTACCCCCTATCATGGTCAGTTCATTACATAAGACCGATGAAGAAGTTGACAATAGGACTAAAATCCACCCTTTCTTTTACTCCTTGAGTCATGGTTCATCTGCTGTTCTGCCAAAGCATGTTTATCCTCTGGGACAGCTATACTACAAACTGTCGTCAGGGGATGAACTAACCGAGACGAACTAcgctgtggttgttgatgttgttggggaggatcATGgggtgtggttggtttggaaTAGGAGGGGTTTTAATGCtgaggctgaagaagaggtgATTACTGATccggcgaagaagatggctTTGTTTGTTGGGGTGGATAAAACGAGGAACTTCGATGCGGTTCAAGTTGTGGGAAAGGTCTCTGGATGGAAACTAGGGAATGACGAAGCAAGTTTGTTGACTTTGGCAGAGTTTGAGGGGAATGCGAGGAGGACAAAGGTTGAAGGGGAGATTGTGGTCGGCGtggccaaggtggaggagttggggagggtgttttctggggcgggggtggttgatTGGGGTTCAGGGGGGCGAGGCAGGCAGCATAGTGAACAGTAA
- a CDS encoding uncharacterized protein (EggNog:ENOG503PYH8) has protein sequence MSGLEPLVAFSLACAVCQAVSFAGETFRVCRNLCSTGSAVESTGTQCLTRLCADLQKHCTPISGPLTREQQRLLDVAQTTIDAATKLERETTKIYRSLPRSKVLATLTWAARCGIYKCRIERLEKTMAEAQRNLETRLLVSMC, from the coding sequence ATGTCCGGTCTCGAGCCACTCGTTGCTTTTTCCTTAGCATGCGCAGTCTGCCAGGCCGTTTCCTTTGCGGGGGAAACTTTCAGAGTCTGCCGGAACCTTTGTTCAACCGGATCGGCCGTCGAAAGTACGGGAACGCAATGCTTAACAAGACTATGTGCCGATTTACAAAAACATTGTACACCAATATCTGGGCCGTTGACTCGAGAGCAGCAGAGGCTGTTGGATGTCGCTCAGACAACTATCGACGCCGCAACAAAGCTGGAGAGAGAAACTACCAAGATATATCGATCGTTGCCGCGGAGCAAAGTGCTTGCGACTCTTACCTGGGCAGCAAGATGTGGCATCTATAAATGCAGGATAGAAAGGCTCGAGAAGACAATGGCCGAGGCTCAAAGAAACTTGGAAACTCGTTTGCTCGTCAGTATGTGCTAA
- a CDS encoding uncharacterized protein (COG:O; EggNog:ENOG503NYZ8), with the protein MVALTHLLTSLLTLSTSLAHALPSTTPETVLVPRQLSNPSPGCGKSPFGSGVRTVNANGRQRQFIVRVPNNYNPNRSYRLIFAFHWVGGTMNDISSGGTDRELWSYYGMQRNAGESAILVAPQGINNGWANNGGEDVAFVDAMIRHIEDAFLGFSYGGSMTFSLACSRAREFRGVAVIGGGQLSGCSGGNDPVAYLGIHGVWDGTLNVGQGRAMRDRFVRNNGCQNTNAPEPARGSGIHIKTNFNGCRSGYPVTWIPFDGGHWPGAVDNGPESGARSWVPGEIWSFFTQSQLAN; encoded by the exons ATGGTAgccctcacccacctcctcaccagcctcctcaccctctcaacCTCCCTAGCCcacgccctcccctccaccacccctgaAACTGTGCTCGTCCCCCGCCAactctccaacccctcaccCGGCTGCGGCAAATCACCCTTTGGCTCCGGCGTCCGCACCGTAAACGCCAACGGCCGACAAAGACAATTCATCGTCCGCGTCCCCAACAActacaaccccaaccgcTCCTACCGCCTCATCTTCGCCTTCCACTGGGTCGGTGGCACAATGAACGACATCTCCTCGGGCGGCACCGACCGCGAGCTATGGTCATATTACGGGATGCAGCGCAACGCAGGGGAGTCCGCCATTTTAGTCGCACCTCAGGGGATCAACAATGGGTGGGCTAATAACGGGGGAGAAGACGTCGCTTTTGTCGATGCCATGATTCGTCACATCGAAGATGCCTT TTTGGGGTTTTCTTACGGGGGGAGTATGACCTTCAGCCTGGCGTGTTCAAGGGCGAGGGAGTTTAGGGGTGTGGCTGTTATTGGGGGTGGGCAGTTGTCTGGTTGCAGCGGTGGGAATGATCCTGTGGCGTATCTTGGCATTCATGGGGTTTGGGACGGGACGTTGAACGTTGGGCAggggagggcgatgagggaTCGGTTTGTGAGAAATAACGGGTGTCAAAACACCAATGCGCCTGAGCCGGcgagggggagtgggattCATATCAAGACTAACTTTAACGGGTGCAGGAGCGGGTATCCTGTGACGTGGATTCCTTTTGATGGGGGGCATTGGCCGGGGGCGGTTGATAACGGGCCGGAGAGCGGTGCTAGATCTTGGGTTCCGGGGGAGATTTGGAGTTTTTTTACTCAGTCGCAGCTTGCGAACTAA
- a CDS encoding uncharacterized protein (COG:S; EggNog:ENOG503P2AC), whose amino-acid sequence MILDLFALFDGVHWRSSTVTTLALALDPTLGTALQTSNEQANGSAQRLLERCNALGKKIELRCAGLVELVDSEIGFVHRSAQDFLVDTLNGRAILAYDTTSRQDGVYQLINAHLTVLSVQSEEYLDCFYHWLGRGHYLIRASIKLVLRAYNTLVTLSDAEAMELLDRI is encoded by the coding sequence ATGATTCTCGACCTATTCGCGCTGTTTGATGGCGTACACTGGAGGAGCAGCACAGTCACAACTCTTGCCTTGGCTCTGGACCCAACTTTAGGAACAGCTCTCCAAACTAGCAATGAGCAGGCTAATGGTTCCGCCCAGCGTCTCCTCGAACGATGTAACGCGCTCGGAAAGAAGATTGAGCTTCGCTGTGCCGGACTGGTGGAGCTGGTCGACTCTGAGATTGGATTTGTTCATCGCTCGGCCCAAGACTTCCTAGTAGACACACTTAATGGTCGTGCAATACTGGCATACGACACGACTTCACGACAGGATGGCGTTTATCAACTTATCAATGCCCACCTCACAGTTCTATCCGTTCAAAGCGAAGAATACCTTGACTGTTTCTACCATTGGCTAGGGAGAGGCCATTATCTGATCCGAGCATCTATCAAGCTCGTGCTCCGTGCATACAACACTCTGGTTACGCTTTCTGACGCTGAAGCTATGGAGCTTCTAGACCGCATCTAG